A single Rhopalosiphum padi isolate XX-2018 chromosome 4, ASM2088224v1, whole genome shotgun sequence DNA region contains:
- the LOC132929177 gene encoding bladder cancer-associated protein produces MYCLQWLIPVLLIPKPLNPALLQTHVMFMVLYLTGFFLERKPCTICSIVFLVAVFLICYSGYGNCIFFSSNCDSVQCDNG; encoded by the coding sequence ATGTACTGTCTTCAATGGTTGATACCCGTGTTACTCATACCAAAACCACTGAATCCTGCGCTATTGCAGACGCATGTCATGTTCATGGTTCTATACTTGACAGGATTCTTTTTGGAACGGAAGCCATGTACCATATGCAGCATAGTGTTCCTAGTAGCAGTGTTCCTGATATGTTACAGTGGGTATGGAAATTGTATATTCTTCAGCAGCAACTGTGATTCCGTGCAATGTGACAACGGTTAA